One genomic window of Terriglobales bacterium includes the following:
- a CDS encoding cytochrome ubiquinol oxidase subunit I, which yields MESALLVHRLHFAFTVTFHYLFPQLTMGLAPLIVVLKSLSLWKNNPAYDTAARFWAKIFGINFVLGVVTGIPMEFQFGTNWSHFSRFAGGVIGQTLAMEGVFAFFLESAFLGLFLFGEKRLGRVGHWFAAFAVFLGSWLSGYFIIATDAWMQHPVGYTRLADGSFQLASFWQLLLNQWALWQYAHNMSGAVITGSFAMASVGAFYLLNGKNVEYGRMFLRVSVIVGCIFSLLQLFPTGDQQGRLVAVHQPVTLAGMEALFEGQPGAPLVLIGQPDVAARKIDNPIVIPNALSFLTYRRWKAHVPGLNGFPQELWPQNIPLLYYSYHIMVGLGTIFIAIMLLSVFFLWRGTLYDSRAMMWVLLLSLPFPYIANTAGWITAEVGRQPWLVYGLMWTRDGYSKLVSAGNAWFTLLGFMGMYTVLGILFLFLVWREIDHGPDHMAASAASLPRPIGAD from the coding sequence ATGGAGAGTGCTCTCCTCGTCCACCGGCTGCATTTCGCGTTTACCGTTACCTTCCACTATCTTTTTCCACAGCTGACCATGGGACTAGCGCCGCTCATTGTGGTGCTCAAGTCGCTTTCGCTATGGAAGAACAATCCGGCGTACGACACCGCTGCGCGCTTCTGGGCGAAGATCTTCGGCATTAACTTTGTGCTCGGCGTGGTAACCGGAATTCCCATGGAATTTCAGTTCGGCACCAACTGGTCGCATTTCTCGCGCTTTGCGGGCGGTGTGATCGGCCAGACGTTGGCTATGGAAGGCGTTTTTGCCTTCTTCCTGGAATCAGCATTCCTGGGACTTTTCCTGTTTGGAGAAAAGCGCCTGGGACGCGTGGGGCACTGGTTTGCGGCTTTTGCCGTTTTTCTTGGTTCTTGGCTGTCTGGCTACTTCATTATCGCCACCGACGCTTGGATGCAACATCCCGTCGGCTACACACGATTGGCAGATGGCTCATTCCAACTGGCAAGCTTCTGGCAACTGCTCTTGAATCAGTGGGCGCTCTGGCAATACGCGCACAATATGAGCGGTGCGGTAATTACCGGCTCGTTCGCCATGGCTTCTGTGGGGGCGTTCTACCTGCTAAACGGAAAGAATGTCGAATACGGCCGAATGTTCTTACGTGTAAGTGTAATTGTCGGCTGTATCTTCAGCCTCCTGCAACTCTTTCCTACCGGTGATCAGCAGGGAAGACTCGTGGCCGTTCATCAGCCCGTCACCCTCGCCGGCATGGAGGCGTTGTTCGAAGGGCAGCCCGGAGCGCCGCTGGTCCTGATCGGTCAGCCGGATGTTGCTGCGCGAAAAATAGACAATCCGATCGTTATTCCAAACGCGTTGAGTTTTCTAACTTATCGCCGCTGGAAAGCCCACGTTCCTGGTCTCAACGGTTTTCCCCAGGAATTGTGGCCTCAGAACATCCCCTTGCTCTATTACAGCTACCACATCATGGTCGGGCTGGGTACCATCTTCATCGCGATCATGCTGCTCTCCGTCTTCTTTCTGTGGCGTGGCACTTTGTATGATTCGCGAGCGATGATGTGGGTCTTGCTGCTGAGCCTCCCGTTCCCCTACATCGCCAACACGGCAGGATGGATTACCGCCGAAGTCGGGCGCCAGCCTTGGCTGGTATATGGGCTGATGTGGACGCGAGACGGCTACTCCAAGCTGGTTTCCGCCGGTAATGCGTGGTTTACGCTACTCGGCTTTATGGGAATGTACACGGTGCTTGGCATCTTGTTCCTCTTCTTGGTGTGGCGCGAGATTGATCATGGCCCGGACCATATGGCCGCCTCTGCAGCAAGTCTGCCGCGACCTATAGGGGCGGACTAA
- the hrcA gene encoding heat-inducible transcriptional repressor HrcA, protein MPQPGQIGDREREILTAVVETFIATGEPVGSRTLARGSREGLSAATIRNVMADLADAGYLEQPHTSAGRVPTSAAYRYYVEQLTGNARISPTDAGMIKDSLQGISDVNEFMERTSHVLSLISHGVGVTVTSGGPRNALEHVYFSKLAEQKILAVVVTRSGVVRDRVLRTSRELSQPDLDLASKYINENFRGWTLDSLRAELGRRIEQERSEYDRLMQSLEQLYKQGALGSEQPEQTVYVEGTSNLVGSGEDRQRLRELLKTLEEKEKIADLLSAYLDTRQEAVRVIIGLDENLPHMRNLVLIGAPARVGGEVMGSLAVIGPTRIDYEHTITAVSYIARLFDKILNESE, encoded by the coding sequence ATGCCGCAACCTGGACAAATCGGAGATCGTGAACGCGAGATCCTGACCGCCGTGGTGGAAACCTTTATTGCCACCGGTGAGCCCGTCGGATCGCGCACTCTTGCGCGCGGAAGCCGCGAGGGGTTGAGCGCCGCAACCATCCGCAACGTCATGGCCGATCTGGCGGATGCAGGCTATCTCGAACAGCCCCATACCTCTGCCGGCCGCGTTCCAACCAGCGCCGCCTATCGGTATTACGTAGAACAATTGACCGGAAATGCGCGTATATCGCCGACTGATGCGGGCATGATCAAAGATTCCTTACAAGGCATCAGCGACGTAAACGAGTTCATGGAGCGCACTTCGCATGTTCTCTCACTGATCTCGCATGGCGTGGGCGTTACTGTGACCAGCGGCGGACCCCGCAACGCCCTGGAGCACGTTTACTTTTCCAAACTTGCCGAGCAAAAAATACTGGCGGTGGTGGTCACACGCTCAGGAGTAGTGCGCGATCGCGTCTTGCGCACCAGCCGCGAACTTAGCCAACCTGACCTCGATCTGGCAAGCAAGTACATCAACGAAAATTTCCGGGGCTGGACCTTGGACTCACTGCGGGCCGAGCTCGGACGCCGCATCGAACAGGAGCGAAGTGAGTACGACCGCCTCATGCAGTCTCTTGAGCAACTCTACAAACAGGGTGCCTTGGGCAGCGAGCAACCTGAGCAAACCGTTTATGTGGAGGGCACTTCCAACCTCGTAGGCAGCGGGGAAGATAGGCAGCGCCTGCGCGAGCTGCTGAAGACCCTCGAAGAGAAGGAAAAGATCGCCGACCTGCTAAGCGCATATTTGGATACTCGACAAGAAGCTGTGCGGGTGATCATCGGCTTGGATGAGAACTTACCCCACATGCGCAACCTGGTGCTCATTGGCGCGCCCGCTCGCGTGGGAGGCGAAGTCATGGGCTCGTTGGCCGTGATCGGCCCGACTCGCATTGATTACGAGCACACCATTACGGCGGTTTCGTACATTGCGCGCTTATTCGACAAGATCCTGAACGAATCAGAATAA
- a CDS encoding Mrp/NBP35 family ATP-binding protein, with the protein MPPRPGQAPPGPQPLPGVGSIIAVGSGKGGVGKTTLAVNLAVALAKMGHKVGLLDADVYGPNVPLMLGMNATPRVVGENRIEPLERFGLKVISIGFLNPGDKPLIWRGPMLHSIIKQFLGQVEWGELDYLVVDLPPGTGDVALSLIQTVPLTGAIVVSTPSDVSLQDARKAIEMFRQVKVDIVGMVENMSHFVCPHCRHEIDIFSKGGGERTAKDFGLSFLGRIELDPDIRKAGDTGQPVVLAGENAPNSKSLYDFARKVVARVDEIKAAAGEGVIQIQ; encoded by the coding sequence ATGCCGCCACGTCCCGGACAAGCTCCCCCCGGCCCGCAACCACTGCCCGGAGTGGGGAGCATCATCGCCGTCGGTTCAGGCAAAGGCGGAGTAGGGAAGACCACGCTGGCAGTAAATCTGGCGGTGGCCCTCGCCAAAATGGGTCATAAAGTCGGCTTACTCGACGCCGATGTTTACGGCCCGAATGTCCCGCTGATGCTGGGCATGAATGCCACGCCTCGGGTGGTCGGCGAAAATCGCATTGAGCCGCTGGAGCGTTTCGGGCTGAAGGTGATTTCAATTGGATTTCTCAACCCTGGCGATAAGCCGCTCATCTGGCGCGGCCCCATGCTGCACTCCATCATCAAGCAGTTTCTGGGACAGGTGGAGTGGGGAGAGCTGGATTACCTGGTGGTGGATCTGCCTCCGGGGACCGGTGATGTCGCGCTTTCGCTCATTCAGACGGTGCCACTGACCGGCGCCATCGTAGTCTCTACGCCTTCGGACGTCTCATTGCAGGACGCACGCAAAGCTATCGAGATGTTCCGCCAGGTCAAGGTAGATATAGTCGGCATGGTTGAGAACATGAGCCATTTTGTTTGCCCGCATTGCCGTCACGAGATTGACATTTTTTCGAAAGGTGGCGGCGAGCGTACAGCGAAAGACTTCGGCCTTAGCTTTCTCGGGCGCATAGAACTCGATCCTGACATCCGCAAAGCCGGCGACACCGGCCAGCCAGTTGTTCTGGCTGGCGAGAATGCCCCCAATTCCAAATCACTTTACGACTTTGCTCGCAAGGTAGTGGCGCGAGTGGATGAGATCAAGGCCGCTGCCGGTGAGGGCGTGATTCAGATTCAGTAG
- a CDS encoding glucose 1-dehydrogenase, giving the protein MRLRDKIAIITGGGTGMGRACALAFGREGARVALVGRRKQHLEQVASEIGDSALVVSADVCNPRDLENVLAKTVAAFGSVNVLLNNAGILIPGTAETSTEEDWDRTFNVNARSLWLLSRAVLPQMRNAGGGSIINISSVLGLVGARNRAVYAASKGAVTLLTKCMALDHAPDHIRVNCICPSYVETDLTADYIRKAPDPAAAREERISKHPIGRLGVPNDIAGLAVYLASDESSWVTGAAFPVDGGFTAI; this is encoded by the coding sequence TTGCGCCTGCGCGACAAGATAGCCATCATTACCGGTGGTGGTACGGGCATGGGACGCGCCTGCGCCCTCGCCTTCGGCAGGGAAGGCGCACGGGTCGCGTTGGTCGGGCGCCGCAAGCAGCACTTGGAACAAGTCGCCAGTGAGATCGGCGACAGCGCACTCGTGGTTTCCGCGGACGTATGTAACCCGCGCGACCTTGAAAATGTGCTGGCCAAAACTGTCGCAGCTTTCGGCTCGGTGAATGTGCTGCTCAACAATGCCGGCATTCTGATCCCCGGTACCGCTGAAACCTCCACCGAAGAAGATTGGGACCGCACCTTCAACGTCAACGCTCGTAGCCTGTGGTTGCTGTCGCGAGCAGTGCTGCCACAGATGCGCAACGCTGGCGGCGGATCAATCATTAATATCTCTTCGGTTTTGGGACTAGTCGGCGCCCGCAATCGTGCCGTCTATGCCGCTTCAAAGGGCGCGGTCACTCTGCTCACCAAGTGCATGGCGCTCGATCACGCGCCCGATCACATTCGCGTGAACTGCATCTGCCCCTCGTATGTGGAAACCGACCTCACCGCCGATTACATCCGCAAAGCTCCAGATCCTGCCGCTGCCCGCGAGGAACGGATCTCAAAGCATCCCATCGGGCGCTTAGGCGTCCCTAACGACATTGCGGGTTTGGCCGTTTACCTCGCCAGCGACGAATCTTCCTGGGTGACTGGCGCCGCTTTCCCGGTGGATGGTGGATTTACTGCCATCTAG
- a CDS encoding FAD-dependent oxidoreductase, protein MSAFSGSSVLDNMATQTKSKTTQSKGGTHVAVIGAGAFGGWTALLLRRRGARVTLLDSWGAGNSRASSGGETRIIRGTYGPQQPYTRMVARALELWRDNQKRWNRQLYHQTGVLWMVTQDDEQYERGSLPMLRDARLPFEELTRAEIGKRYPQVSLEGVKWAIFEPQAGFLLARQGCQSVLEGFQAEGGQYRQLAVEAPSLGGGELKSIALSDGSKLVADHYVFACGPWLGKVFPDLVGDRIRPTRQEVFFFGTPPGDARFTDEKMPVWVDHGERFFYGIPGNERRGFKMADDTRGPLFDPTNEERIVSSEGLANARKHLALRFPELANAPVVETRVCQYENSPDQNFIMDRHPRAANVWLVGGGSGHGYKHGPAVGEMLAEMVMTGKAANPVFAIARFK, encoded by the coding sequence ATGAGCGCGTTCTCCGGCTCCTCTGTGCTCGACAATATGGCCACTCAAACAAAGTCAAAAACCACCCAATCGAAAGGTGGTACTCACGTTGCGGTGATCGGGGCGGGAGCATTCGGCGGGTGGACTGCTTTACTCCTGCGACGCCGGGGCGCGCGCGTTACGTTGCTGGATTCTTGGGGAGCGGGCAATTCTCGCGCCAGCTCCGGAGGAGAGACCCGCATCATCCGCGGCACTTATGGGCCTCAGCAACCGTACACCCGTATGGTGGCGCGCGCTCTCGAACTCTGGCGCGACAATCAGAAACGCTGGAACCGCCAGCTTTACCATCAGACCGGAGTGTTGTGGATGGTGACGCAAGATGACGAGCAGTACGAACGGGGTTCCCTTCCTATGCTGCGTGATGCCAGACTGCCGTTTGAGGAGCTTACTCGCGCAGAAATCGGCAAGCGCTATCCGCAGGTGAGCCTCGAGGGTGTGAAGTGGGCCATTTTTGAACCGCAAGCTGGATTTCTCCTGGCGCGCCAGGGCTGCCAGTCGGTGCTGGAGGGCTTTCAGGCAGAAGGCGGCCAGTATCGGCAGCTCGCGGTTGAAGCGCCCAGCCTCGGTGGTGGAGAACTGAAGAGCATTGCCCTTAGCGATGGATCGAAGCTGGTGGCAGACCACTACGTGTTCGCGTGTGGGCCGTGGCTGGGAAAAGTATTTCCCGATCTGGTCGGAGATCGCATACGGCCCACGCGACAGGAAGTATTTTTCTTCGGGACCCCGCCCGGCGATGCGCGTTTTACCGACGAAAAGATGCCGGTCTGGGTTGACCATGGCGAGCGGTTCTTCTATGGCATTCCGGGAAATGAACGGCGTGGTTTCAAGATGGCAGACGACACCCGCGGGCCACTCTTTGATCCCACAAACGAGGAGCGCATAGTCAGTTCAGAGGGTCTGGCCAATGCGCGCAAGCATCTGGCGTTACGCTTTCCCGAGTTGGCGAACGCCCCGGTGGTGGAGACGCGGGTTTGCCAGTATGAGAATTCGCCCGATCAGAACTTCATCATGGACCGCCACCCCCGCGCCGCAAATGTGTGGTTGGTGGGCGGCGGCTCGGGCCATGGCTACAAACACGGCCCAGCAGTCGGTGAAATGCTGGCGGAAATGGTGATGACGGGAAAAGCGGCCAACCCGGTGTTCGCGATCGCGCGGTTTAAATGA
- the cydB gene encoding cytochrome d ubiquinol oxidase subunit II — protein sequence MQTLWFIIVALMLTAYVVLDGFDIGAGIIHLLVAKSGAERRTVLRTIGPVWDGNEVWLLAAGGTLYFAFPLLYASSFSGFYLPLMMVLWLLILRAIGIEFRIHLDSPVWQSFFDGVFALSSILLAIFFGAALGNVVRGVPLGPDGYFFEALWTNWRVGPNPGILDWYTVLTGVVALVALTMHGALYVALKTDSLVSSRARQIALRTWPALLLLTLVSLLATVRVCPQVLNNYQSHHAGLLIPFIVAVSLAGMLYGIRRNREGLAFAASSLYLTTMLVGAAFALYPKVLPASTDPSYSLTIQNTAAADYGLRIGLVWWSFGIVLALGYFFFVYRQFRGKVRLEAEDQGY from the coding sequence ATGCAAACGCTCTGGTTCATTATCGTTGCCCTTATGCTCACGGCTTACGTGGTGCTCGATGGTTTTGACATTGGCGCCGGGATCATTCATCTCCTGGTGGCCAAGAGCGGCGCCGAGCGAAGAACGGTTCTGCGTACCATCGGGCCAGTGTGGGACGGCAACGAGGTGTGGCTGCTCGCCGCCGGAGGTACTTTGTACTTCGCCTTCCCCTTGCTCTATGCCTCGAGTTTCAGCGGATTTTATCTACCATTGATGATGGTGCTCTGGCTGCTGATCCTGCGTGCGATTGGCATTGAATTCCGCATTCATCTCGATAGTCCAGTGTGGCAGTCGTTTTTTGACGGCGTATTTGCGCTATCGAGCATCTTGCTGGCCATCTTTTTCGGGGCGGCGCTGGGCAATGTGGTTCGTGGAGTTCCCCTCGGCCCAGATGGCTACTTTTTCGAAGCTTTATGGACGAACTGGAGAGTGGGGCCGAATCCGGGAATTCTCGACTGGTACACCGTTCTGACTGGCGTGGTCGCGCTCGTCGCGCTCACCATGCATGGTGCTCTGTACGTCGCACTCAAAACTGATTCGCTGGTGAGTTCGCGTGCACGTCAGATCGCGCTGCGGACTTGGCCGGCATTGCTTCTCCTGACTCTGGTTAGTCTCCTGGCCACGGTTCGAGTCTGTCCGCAAGTGCTCAATAATTACCAGTCCCACCATGCGGGTTTGCTGATTCCGTTCATCGTCGCAGTCAGCCTCGCTGGCATGTTGTATGGAATTCGAAGAAACAGAGAAGGCCTGGCATTCGCCGCCTCCAGCCTCTATCTCACGACCATGCTCGTTGGGGCAGCATTTGCTCTGTATCCCAAGGTGCTGCCGGCGAGCACCGATCCTTCCTACAGCCTTACCATTCAGAATACCGCCGCTGCAGATTACGGACTGCGTATCGGCTTAGTCTGGTGGAGTTTTGGTATCGTGTTGGCCCTGGGCTACTTCTTCTTTGTGTACCGCCAGTTTCGCGGCAAGGTTAGACTGGAAGCCGAAGACCAGGGCTACTGA
- a CDS encoding sulfatase produces MSTPQLPHKITKDETTRKDLVVVAVWFGMVTGLVEGQLVFHVRHLRILDLVWVPIPVDLALALIVALPILGLRNFLSGRPSLFLRTTCLFGWLMFFDWLRVISPAAKAPLPSAWSGAIDSRPLMESLGVMAIAFALALGVTLLLARPRVRVLQRRSLPWVGVVAAGCVIGVPVFYRVHEARQVSHLPMAAPGSPNVLVIVVDTLRADHLSTYGYARATSPNLSRIAMEGVLFANAMAPSSWTLPSHASMLTGLYPHQHGACCIDSTLGREYPTLGEAFQRLGYRTAGFSASTYFFSRRTRLGRGFIHFEDDFESPESAFPQTYFGERVENLLYRLHLAKDRIGRRSARQINQHALRWIESDRRRPFFAFLNYYDVHEPYLPPEPYLHSFTDLPHPASPVPLAWDWFASLTPQQRQGEMDAYDGAIQYLDTELGEFLRQLQQRGLDKNTVVVITSDHGEEFNEHGFMDHLNALYRELLHVPLIVWEPGKLPAGLRVSTPVSTVSLPATLLDLVPNGASQVMPGTSVAKLWTEPGKDLSVMPVISELAHLRLTPLFPNYYGALTSITTSQWHYISGGKAGEELFRCCADQWELQNLASTAEGKRVCERLKKDLEFTAENPQALSNRSKSTTAVAR; encoded by the coding sequence GTGAGTACGCCGCAGCTTCCCCACAAAATCACCAAAGACGAGACTACCCGGAAAGATTTAGTCGTTGTCGCCGTGTGGTTCGGGATGGTGACCGGATTGGTGGAGGGTCAGCTGGTCTTCCATGTTCGACACCTTCGCATTCTTGACCTCGTCTGGGTGCCAATTCCGGTGGATTTGGCGCTGGCCCTGATTGTGGCGCTACCCATTCTGGGCTTGCGCAATTTTCTTAGCGGCCGCCCTTCCCTGTTTCTGCGTACCACTTGCCTGTTTGGCTGGCTGATGTTTTTCGATTGGTTGCGGGTAATTTCTCCGGCGGCCAAAGCCCCGCTGCCCTCTGCATGGTCGGGCGCTATTGATTCCCGGCCGCTGATGGAGAGCCTCGGAGTGATGGCGATTGCGTTCGCGCTGGCGTTGGGAGTGACGTTACTGCTGGCGCGACCAAGGGTGCGCGTTCTGCAGCGCCGCAGCTTGCCTTGGGTGGGTGTCGTAGCCGCAGGCTGCGTAATTGGCGTCCCAGTGTTTTATCGAGTGCACGAGGCGCGGCAGGTTTCCCATTTACCGATGGCCGCTCCGGGGTCGCCCAACGTACTGGTGATTGTGGTGGATACTCTGCGTGCCGATCATCTTTCAACGTATGGGTATGCTCGGGCCACCAGCCCCAATTTGAGCCGCATTGCCATGGAAGGCGTGCTCTTCGCAAACGCGATGGCGCCGTCCTCGTGGACCTTGCCCTCGCACGCCTCCATGCTCACCGGACTCTATCCCCATCAGCACGGCGCCTGTTGTATTGACTCCACTCTGGGCCGCGAATACCCGACCCTGGGCGAAGCCTTTCAGCGCCTGGGCTACCGTACGGCCGGCTTCTCAGCCAGCACTTATTTCTTTTCCCGCCGGACGCGGCTGGGGCGCGGTTTCATTCACTTCGAAGATGATTTTGAGTCGCCAGAGAGCGCCTTTCCGCAAACCTATTTTGGTGAGCGCGTGGAAAATCTTCTATATCGGCTGCACCTGGCCAAGGACCGCATCGGGCGACGCAGCGCTCGCCAGATCAACCAACACGCCCTGCGGTGGATTGAGAGCGATCGGCGCCGGCCGTTTTTTGCTTTCCTCAATTATTACGACGTTCACGAGCCGTATTTGCCACCGGAGCCGTATCTCCATAGCTTCACGGACTTGCCACATCCCGCCAGTCCGGTTCCCCTGGCATGGGACTGGTTCGCATCACTCACTCCTCAACAGCGGCAGGGGGAAATGGATGCTTACGATGGAGCGATCCAGTATCTGGATACCGAACTCGGTGAATTTCTCCGGCAATTGCAGCAGCGCGGCCTGGACAAAAACACAGTCGTAGTTATTACGTCCGATCACGGCGAGGAATTTAATGAACACGGATTTATGGACCATCTGAATGCGCTTTATCGTGAGCTTCTCCACGTCCCTCTGATTGTGTGGGAGCCTGGCAAGCTGCCGGCGGGACTGCGCGTTTCAACGCCAGTCTCCACGGTGAGCCTGCCCGCCACTTTGCTGGATCTTGTGCCCAATGGCGCCAGCCAAGTAATGCCGGGAACTTCTGTGGCGAAATTGTGGACAGAGCCCGGCAAGGATTTAAGCGTGATGCCAGTAATTTCCGAACTGGCGCATTTGAGATTGACGCCGTTGTTTCCGAATTATTACGGTGCGTTGACCTCCATTACGACGTCGCAATGGCATTACATTTCTGGCGGCAAGGCGGGCGAGGAGTTGTTCCGTTGCTGTGCCGACCAATGGGAACTGCAGAACCTGGCTAGCACGGCCGAAGGAAAGCGTGTTTGTGAGCGACTCAAGAAAGATCTTGAGTTCACGGCGGAGAATCCGCAAGCTCTCAGCAATCGGTCTAAGTCGACCACGGCTGTCGCACGCTGA
- the grpE gene encoding nucleotide exchange factor GrpE produces MARGNGKTEIHPDQLDASHELETGEERESSTPELSAARTELERLKAERDTLVERMARLQAEFENARKRAAKEQQDFKEFALADTLKMLLPILDSFDRALQASAKNGTEFRSGVELINKQLHDAMTKLGVRPIPAKGEPFDPYLHQAVEMVDTDAEKDNHVVEELQRGYKLKDRLLRPAMVRVARNPKH; encoded by the coding sequence ATGGCAAGAGGAAACGGTAAGACCGAGATTCATCCGGATCAATTGGACGCTTCACACGAACTCGAGACTGGCGAGGAGAGAGAGTCTTCTACGCCGGAGCTCTCTGCTGCCCGCACCGAACTGGAACGGCTGAAGGCGGAGCGTGACACGCTGGTGGAACGTATGGCCCGCCTCCAGGCGGAGTTCGAGAACGCGCGCAAACGCGCCGCCAAAGAACAGCAGGACTTCAAGGAATTCGCCCTGGCGGATACTCTCAAGATGTTGCTGCCGATTCTCGATAGTTTCGACCGTGCGCTGCAAGCCTCCGCCAAGAATGGAACCGAATTCCGTTCCGGTGTGGAGCTTATCAACAAACAACTTCATGACGCCATGACCAAGCTCGGAGTGCGCCCCATTCCCGCCAAGGGCGAGCCCTTCGATCCGTATCTCCATCAAGCAGTGGAGATGGTGGACACTGATGCCGAAAAAGATAATCACGTGGTCGAAGAGCTGCAGCGCGGCTACAAACTGAAAGACCGCTTGCTGCGTCCTGCCATGGTGCGGGTGGCACGGAATCCCAAACATTAA
- the dnaJ gene encoding molecular chaperone DnaJ produces MPNQTKEPNILTSNGKRDCYEVLGVLRTASDQEIKSAYRKLAMQHHPDRNPGNPEAEEKFKEATEAYTILADSEKRAMYDRFGYAGVAGSAAGAAGFDATIFQDFSDIFGDFFGFGDLFGSGSTRRRSRSQRGGDLREDLTLEFDEAVFGTSTEVKIRRHESCEDCRGTGAAAGKSPTTCSACGGRGQVRYQQGFFSIARTCPNCQGAGSMISDPCVKCKGQGRVVRERTMEITVPAGVEDGTRIRYANQGEAGSQGGPAGDLYVVLHVKEHTFFERDGNDLHCLIPISISQAALGTEIMIPTLEGQHTLKVPEGTQSGTVFRVRNKGVPVLNGHGKGDLYARVKVQTPSKLNKRQRELLQELGDLSHVDNKPQPKTLLGKVKDIFG; encoded by the coding sequence ATTCCGAACCAAACAAAGGAACCCAATATTCTGACTAGCAACGGCAAACGCGACTGTTACGAGGTACTCGGCGTGCTTCGCACCGCCAGCGACCAGGAGATCAAAAGCGCATACCGCAAGTTGGCGATGCAGCATCATCCCGATCGAAATCCCGGTAATCCCGAAGCGGAAGAGAAATTTAAGGAAGCCACCGAGGCTTATACCATTCTGGCGGACAGTGAAAAACGCGCCATGTACGACCGTTTCGGATACGCCGGCGTAGCTGGCAGCGCGGCTGGCGCGGCCGGCTTTGACGCCACCATCTTCCAGGATTTCAGCGATATTTTCGGCGACTTTTTCGGTTTTGGCGACTTGTTCGGCTCCGGAAGCACGCGCCGGCGCAGCCGCTCACAGCGCGGCGGCGATTTGCGCGAAGACCTGACTTTAGAATTTGATGAGGCCGTCTTCGGCACCAGCACCGAGGTCAAAATTCGCCGCCACGAGAGCTGCGAGGATTGTCGCGGCACCGGCGCCGCCGCGGGGAAGTCACCGACCACTTGCAGCGCCTGCGGCGGTCGCGGTCAGGTTCGCTACCAGCAAGGATTTTTCAGCATTGCGCGTACCTGTCCTAATTGCCAGGGCGCTGGATCGATGATTAGTGACCCTTGTGTGAAGTGCAAAGGACAGGGCCGCGTGGTCCGGGAACGCACTATGGAAATCACGGTTCCCGCGGGAGTCGAAGATGGCACCCGCATCCGCTACGCCAATCAGGGCGAAGCCGGCTCGCAAGGCGGGCCCGCAGGTGATCTTTACGTTGTCCTACACGTAAAGGAGCATACGTTTTTCGAGCGCGATGGCAACGATCTGCATTGTTTGATTCCCATTTCCATTTCCCAAGCGGCCCTCGGGACCGAGATCATGATTCCCACCCTGGAAGGCCAGCACACCTTGAAGGTGCCGGAGGGCACGCAATCAGGCACGGTTTTTCGGGTCCGCAATAAGGGAGTCCCGGTGCTCAATGGCCACGGGAAAGGGGATCTCTATGCTCGGGTAAAGGTGCAAACCCCCAGCAAGCTCAACAAGCGCCAGCGTGAGCTGTTGCAGGAACTGGGTGATTTGTCACACGTGGACAACAAGCCTCAGCCCAAAACCCTGCTCGGCAAAGTGAAAGACATCTTTGGATAA
- a CDS encoding RsmE family RNA methyltransferase, with the protein MTRRRWIADEVSGDRAALTGAHAVHLVRVLRAQVGQEFDIGSGAEVRSGRITSITDKRVEFVLGEVVPALSLPEVTLLLAIFKFDRMEWAIEKCTELGVARIVPVIAQRTDRHLSVAAAKRLERWRRIAREAAEQSRRLAPPEIAPPMKLKNALSAAGDLRIVLAETEQVTMLKEALRQKPQASVTVLAVGPEGGWTQDELHLFASAGWILASLGSTILRAETAAIASMAIVIAERDEVSSG; encoded by the coding sequence ATGACGCGACGCCGTTGGATTGCCGACGAAGTCTCAGGCGACCGCGCCGCCTTGACCGGCGCGCACGCTGTGCATCTCGTTCGCGTACTTCGCGCACAGGTTGGACAGGAGTTTGATATTGGCAGCGGCGCGGAAGTCCGTTCAGGGCGCATCACTTCCATCACTGACAAGCGCGTGGAGTTCGTTCTAGGGGAGGTGGTTCCCGCATTGAGCTTACCCGAAGTCACGCTCCTGCTCGCAATCTTCAAATTTGATCGCATGGAGTGGGCCATTGAAAAGTGTACTGAACTAGGTGTGGCGCGTATCGTCCCCGTCATCGCCCAGCGCACCGATCGGCATCTGAGCGTCGCTGCCGCCAAAAGACTCGAGCGGTGGCGGCGTATTGCACGCGAGGCTGCCGAGCAGTCACGCCGCCTCGCCCCTCCTGAAATTGCGCCGCCAATGAAGCTGAAGAACGCGCTGTCTGCAGCAGGCGATCTTCGGATCGTTCTAGCGGAAACAGAGCAGGTAACTATGCTCAAAGAAGCTCTGCGACAAAAGCCTCAAGCGTCAGTCACAGTGCTGGCGGTCGGCCCCGAGGGCGGCTGGACCCAAGACGAGTTGCACCTGTTCGCCAGCGCCGGGTGGATACTTGCATCACTTGGTTCTACGATTCTGCGAGCTGAAACAGCCGCCATCGCCAGCATGGCCATAGTGATTGCGGAACGGGATGAAGTCTCGTCAGGGTGA